A region from the Halomarina litorea genome encodes:
- a CDS encoding ribonucleotide-diphosphate reductase subunit beta: MSQSSAPQFRGQRVDTGSKWYDLFQKGVELGTWNVERLFEEVGFEEDREVWQSLDDRERDQIRYLLSGFLDGEREVAGDAATNLQRIMGAPCLEDNEAKEMYMTMLTLTEHKHTQFIDVYMREVMDDRDNYAELDPRRGTRIPIVQATGLGEVFENQGLQTAKAAQTLDPVDIAKAATVYHLNVEGILARVGGFAINRLSQEAYLPLLNHGFKFVSTDEGRHITHGVELLKELVAKEEAGEPEFQGVKRGIVRTLHHDVPYMADFAYMFTDAVGDPLGLDIDDILLRGGHLIDGMYNETLGLDIDYVEMLDRVNDRYQEIREWDLEDVVEEEESHYRRRRGVATDGRGDR; the protein is encoded by the coding sequence ATGTCACAATCGAGCGCGCCGCAGTTTCGGGGCCAGCGCGTCGACACCGGGAGCAAGTGGTACGACCTCTTCCAGAAGGGCGTCGAACTGGGGACGTGGAACGTCGAGCGCCTCTTCGAGGAGGTCGGGTTCGAGGAGGACCGCGAGGTCTGGCAGTCGCTCGACGACCGCGAACGCGACCAGATCCGCTACCTGCTGTCGGGCTTTCTCGACGGGGAACGCGAGGTCGCCGGCGACGCCGCGACGAACCTCCAGCGCATCATGGGTGCGCCCTGCCTCGAGGACAACGAGGCGAAGGAGATGTACATGACCATGCTCACGCTGACCGAGCACAAGCACACCCAGTTCATCGACGTCTACATGCGCGAGGTGATGGACGACCGGGACAACTACGCCGAACTCGACCCGCGACGCGGGACGCGCATCCCCATCGTGCAGGCGACGGGCCTCGGCGAGGTGTTCGAGAACCAGGGCCTCCAGACGGCGAAGGCCGCCCAGACGCTCGACCCGGTGGACATCGCAAAGGCCGCCACGGTCTACCACCTCAACGTCGAGGGCATCCTCGCGCGCGTCGGCGGGTTCGCCATCAACCGCCTCTCGCAGGAGGCGTACCTGCCCCTGCTGAACCACGGGTTCAAGTTCGTCAGCACGGACGAGGGCCGCCACATCACCCACGGCGTCGAACTCCTGAAGGAACTCGTCGCGAAGGAGGAGGCCGGCGAACCGGAGTTTCAGGGCGTAAAGCGGGGCATCGTCCGGACGCTCCACCACGACGTGCCCTACATGGCGGATTTCGCGTACATGTTCACCGACGCCGTCGGCGACCCCCTCGGTCTCGACATCGACGACATCCTCCTGCGCGGCGGCCATCTCATCGACGGGATGTACAACGAGACGCTCGGCCTCGACATCGACTACGTCGAGATGCTCGACCGGGTCAACGACCGCTATCAGGAGATACGCGAGTGGGACCTGGAGGACGTCGTCGAGGAGGAGGAGTCGCACTACCGGCGCCGTCGCGGCGTCGCGACCGACGGGAGGGGGGACCGATGA
- the gcvH gene encoding glycine cleavage system protein GcvH, which translates to MSFEIPDDLYYLETHEWVRHDDGTARIGISDFAQDELGDVVFVELPDEGEALDREGQFGVIESIKAVSDLYSPVSGTVTTVNEALFDEPELVNDDPYGDGWMLELEDVSEADLESLLSPDEYRDQIE; encoded by the coding sequence ATGAGCTTCGAGATACCCGACGACCTGTACTACCTGGAAACGCACGAGTGGGTCCGTCACGACGACGGGACCGCCCGAATCGGCATCAGCGACTTCGCACAGGACGAACTGGGCGACGTGGTGTTCGTCGAACTCCCCGACGAGGGCGAGGCCCTCGACCGGGAGGGGCAGTTCGGCGTCATCGAGTCCATCAAGGCCGTCTCCGACCTCTACTCCCCGGTGTCGGGGACCGTCACGACCGTCAACGAGGCGCTGTTCGACGAACCCGAACTCGTCAACGACGACCCCTACGGCGACGGCTGGATGCTGGAACTGGAGGACGTGAGCGAGGCCGACCTCGAATCGCTCCTCTCGCCCGACGAGTACCGCGACCAGATCGAGTAG
- a CDS encoding 2Fe-2S iron-sulfur cluster-binding protein, whose product MPTYDVTIDWETGGTAALAVDDDEYVLDAAEAAGLDLPYSCREGNCTTCVGELVEGEVDQSEGMALEPDQREDGYALLCVSYPRSDCRVRAGEGLQEEALGLDLF is encoded by the coding sequence ATGCCCACCTACGACGTCACTATCGACTGGGAGACGGGCGGGACGGCGGCCCTCGCGGTCGACGACGACGAGTACGTCCTCGACGCCGCCGAGGCGGCGGGCCTCGACCTCCCGTACTCCTGTCGGGAGGGCAACTGCACCACCTGCGTCGGCGAACTCGTCGAGGGCGAGGTGGACCAGAGCGAGGGGATGGCCCTCGAACCGGACCAGCGCGAGGACGGCTACGCCCTGCTCTGTGTCTCCTACCCCCGCTCGGACTGCCGCGTCCGGGCCGGCGAGGGCCTGCAGGAGGAGGCGCTGGGTCTCGACCTCTTCTAA
- a CDS encoding helix-turn-helix domain-containing protein: MDPRRTLAQQIAGEVVLSDDPGGTLRKWRTDFDVAQTTLADRLDVSPSVVSDYESGRRQNPGIGVVRRTVDALLDIDEERGGGRIRQHARVLSAGFESDVVYDLQEYSTGIPLARLYDVVGATEVSPGSATTVAGHTVINSIEAITRLSSEEFYRLYGQSTNRALVFTGVTRGESPLVALRVVTPTPTAVVLHGLGPDDLWEYAPEMARADGYSLAVADGDLNEMLDALHDVA; the protein is encoded by the coding sequence ATGGACCCGCGCCGGACGCTCGCCCAACAGATCGCCGGGGAGGTCGTCCTGAGCGACGACCCCGGCGGGACGCTCCGCAAGTGGCGCACCGACTTCGACGTCGCTCAGACGACCCTCGCCGACCGCCTCGACGTCTCCCCGTCGGTCGTCTCCGACTACGAGAGCGGCCGCCGGCAGAACCCCGGCATCGGCGTCGTCAGACGCACCGTCGACGCCCTCCTCGACATCGACGAGGAACGCGGCGGCGGTCGCATCCGTCAGCACGCGCGCGTCCTCTCGGCGGGGTTCGAGAGCGACGTGGTGTACGACCTCCAGGAGTACTCGACGGGGATCCCCCTCGCGCGACTGTACGACGTCGTCGGCGCGACGGAGGTGTCGCCGGGCAGTGCCACGACGGTGGCGGGCCACACCGTCATCAACTCCATCGAGGCCATCACGCGCCTCTCCAGCGAGGAGTTCTACCGCCTGTACGGCCAGTCGACGAACCGCGCGCTGGTGTTCACCGGCGTCACCCGCGGGGAGTCCCCGCTGGTCGCCCTGCGCGTCGTCACGCCGACGCCCACCGCCGTCGTCCTCCACGGACTCGGTCCGGACGACCTCTGGGAGTACGCCCCGGAGATGGCGCGTGCCGACGGCTACTCGCTTGCCGTCGCCGACGGCGACCTGAACGAGATGCTGGACGCGCTTCACGACGTGGCGTGA
- the gcvT gene encoding glycine cleavage system aminomethyltransferase GcvT — MALRKPPLRGTHADRGAKFTEFGGWDMPVEFDSIRTEHVAVREAAGIFDVSHMGEIVVSGPDATRLMQRLTTNDVTCLAPGDGQYSAITNERGVVLDDTVVYSLPADRQPEADDETAYLFVPNAGHDTEMHERWTTHRDEWGLDCTVENATEDYAMFALQGPDAEDLLARAAGEEVRDVARFDVAEATVEGVDLLAARTGYTGEDGFELLLPWDDAETVWDAFDCQPCGLGARDTLRIEQGFLLSGQDFDPDDEPRTPFEAGIGFVVKLDTEFVGRDALTDARDPDERFVGFELTERGVPRHGYDITNDEGMVIGGVTSGTMSPTLDKPVGLGYVPREYTDPGTAIRVVVRGRQKSARITETPFK, encoded by the coding sequence ATGGCCCTTCGGAAGCCGCCGTTGCGTGGGACGCACGCGGACCGCGGCGCGAAGTTCACGGAGTTCGGTGGCTGGGACATGCCGGTGGAGTTCGACTCCATCCGGACCGAGCACGTCGCCGTCCGCGAGGCCGCGGGCATCTTCGACGTCTCGCACATGGGCGAAATCGTCGTCTCCGGCCCCGACGCGACGCGCCTGATGCAGCGACTCACCACCAACGACGTGACGTGCCTCGCGCCGGGCGACGGACAGTACTCGGCTATCACCAACGAGCGAGGCGTCGTCCTCGACGACACCGTCGTCTACAGTCTCCCGGCGGACCGGCAACCGGAGGCCGACGACGAGACCGCCTACCTGTTCGTCCCGAACGCGGGCCACGACACGGAGATGCACGAGCGCTGGACGACCCACCGCGACGAGTGGGGCCTCGACTGTACCGTCGAGAACGCCACCGAGGACTACGCGATGTTCGCCCTGCAGGGGCCGGACGCGGAGGACCTCCTCGCGCGCGCGGCGGGCGAAGAGGTCCGCGACGTCGCCCGGTTCGACGTGGCCGAGGCCACCGTCGAGGGGGTCGACCTGCTCGCCGCCCGCACGGGTTACACCGGCGAGGACGGCTTCGAACTCCTCCTGCCGTGGGACGATGCGGAGACGGTCTGGGACGCGTTCGACTGCCAGCCCTGTGGGCTGGGCGCGCGCGACACCCTCCGCATCGAGCAGGGGTTCCTCCTCTCGGGACAGGACTTCGACCCCGACGACGAACCCCGGACCCCCTTCGAGGCCGGCATCGGCTTCGTCGTGAAACTGGACACCGAGTTCGTGGGCCGCGACGCACTCACGGACGCGCGGGACCCCGACGAGCGGTTCGTCGGGTTCGAACTCACCGAGCGCGGCGTCCCGCGCCACGGTTACGACATCACGAACGACGAGGGGATGGTCATCGGGGGGGTCACCAGCGGCACGATGAGCCCCACCCTCGACAAGCCGGTGGGTCTAGGGTACGTCCCCCGCGAGTACACGGACCCGGGGACGGCGATACGCGTCGTCGTCCGCGGCCGGCAGAAGAGCGCCCGAATCACCGAGACACCGTTCAAATGA
- a CDS encoding transposase — MRHGESDPPHESRPAVTDESQAREEAEVWAYEVDDHSFDICYDLYVSVPHEDAPFSVSLWYDHPAEGTSTLEDLIGELVFNDSLPDDRAPWHRNTGPLEPILRAHVLRLAKGWREKRLAQFFETNPEVAYQYGFVEPADDGTLDAAPMKQSRLWELWNESLPEVTKAVCRAVLSEVVVIARDHGIPVPHEAFQPVEQTGRKQTKAELHVETLEKVWGQAKPIITQEFSLNRGPNWQIHENRYFEQHAYMGSREDMYAESGHKSFLAATDRRHERPPTGSSHRHQIGKLTIAGIRAMFQNTAREIVRLARYDSELVGKLWVAIDVTKGREFFGDIEGYEDEILGYKDLKRYFQWAVIKIIGFDVPIILDVIPRVKGQTKAEIVDELLTTALDLTDGVELVLMDSEFDSDGVKDVCAAHGVHNLNPAKLHANGEEMRIIRWMKRNNIDIHVVERETPEGMPTRKQIFVPKSTVDEDADENENGADDDCDGDTAQSERDSSAIRDDLMNRWGVALDDDETSGHDEARLSPVGEVLAEICEDEDERASEIVGTAEESDIVVFDTSHPAVTEQGEGPNEMDGMSFIQMAARTVRWYRHRWGIENGFKKLKHFMVQTTSKRQQYRFFNFVFACVLYNVWRLVDLLVTLALKGEYATYEPTIDANLFLTVTDKYYGWDPPD, encoded by the coding sequence ATGAGACACGGAGAGTCAGACCCCCCTCATGAGTCACGCCCTGCGGTCACAGACGAGTCGCAGGCTCGTGAGGAGGCTGAGGTCTGGGCGTACGAGGTGGATGACCACTCGTTCGACATCTGCTACGACCTGTACGTGTCGGTGCCACACGAGGACGCACCGTTCTCAGTCAGTCTCTGGTACGACCATCCAGCCGAGGGGACTTCGACGCTTGAAGACCTCATCGGCGAGCTTGTGTTCAACGACTCGCTGCCCGACGACCGAGCGCCGTGGCATCGCAACACCGGGCCACTCGAACCGATACTGAGAGCACACGTCCTCCGACTCGCGAAGGGCTGGCGGGAGAAGCGACTCGCGCAGTTCTTCGAAACGAACCCGGAGGTCGCCTACCAGTATGGCTTCGTCGAACCAGCAGACGATGGAACGCTCGACGCCGCTCCGATGAAACAGTCGCGACTGTGGGAGCTGTGGAACGAGTCGCTGCCCGAGGTGACGAAAGCGGTCTGCCGTGCGGTCCTCTCAGAAGTTGTTGTTATCGCGCGTGACCACGGTATCCCCGTGCCTCACGAGGCATTCCAACCCGTCGAACAGACGGGCAGGAAGCAAACGAAAGCGGAGCTGCATGTCGAGACGCTTGAGAAGGTGTGGGGGCAAGCCAAGCCAATCATCACACAAGAGTTCAGCCTCAACCGCGGTCCGAACTGGCAGATTCACGAAAATCGGTACTTCGAACAGCATGCGTACATGGGGAGCCGCGAGGACATGTACGCCGAAAGCGGGCACAAATCGTTCCTTGCCGCTACAGACCGGCGGCACGAGCGACCCCCGACCGGTTCCTCACACCGTCACCAGATAGGGAAGCTCACTATCGCCGGGATTCGAGCGATGTTTCAGAACACGGCCCGGGAAATCGTACGACTCGCGCGCTACGATTCCGAACTCGTCGGCAAGCTCTGGGTCGCTATCGACGTGACAAAAGGGCGCGAATTTTTCGGTGATATCGAGGGGTACGAAGACGAGATTCTCGGATACAAGGACCTGAAACGCTACTTCCAGTGGGCGGTCATCAAAATCATCGGATTCGATGTCCCGATTATCCTTGACGTGATTCCCCGGGTGAAGGGCCAGACGAAAGCCGAAATCGTCGACGAACTTCTCACGACCGCGTTGGACCTCACCGACGGGGTGGAACTCGTGCTGATGGACAGCGAGTTCGATTCAGACGGTGTCAAGGATGTCTGCGCGGCACATGGCGTTCACAATCTGAACCCCGCGAAACTCCACGCGAACGGTGAGGAGATGCGAATCATTCGCTGGATGAAACGCAACAACATCGATATTCACGTTGTTGAACGTGAGACCCCGGAGGGCATGCCCACGCGAAAGCAGATTTTCGTTCCGAAATCGACGGTCGACGAGGACGCAGACGAGAACGAGAATGGCGCTGACGACGATTGCGATGGGGACACTGCGCAGTCAGAGCGAGACTCCTCTGCTATCAGAGACGACCTGATGAACCGATGGGGCGTCGCTCTTGATGACGATGAGACCTCGGGGCATGACGAGGCGCGTCTTTCGCCGGTCGGTGAGGTTCTCGCAGAGATTTGTGAAGATGAAGACGAACGGGCGAGTGAGATTGTTGGAACAGCAGAGGAGTCGGATATCGTCGTGTTCGATACGAGTCATCCGGCAGTCACGGAGCAAGGCGAGGGACCGAACGAGATGGACGGGATGTCGTTCATCCAGATGGCAGCGCGAACGGTCCGCTGGTATCGACATCGGTGGGGCATTGAGAACGGCTTCAAGAAGCTAAAGCACTTTATGGTGCAGACGACGTCGAAGCGCCAGCAGTACCGGTTTTTCAACTTCGTGTTCGCGTGTGTGCTGTACAACGTGTGGCGATTGGTCGACCTGTTGGTGACGCTCGCGTTGAAGGGCGAGTATGCGACGTACGAACCGACGATTGATGCGAACCTGTTCCTCACGGTGACTGACAAGTACTACGGGTGGGACCCCCCGGACTGA
- a CDS encoding Cdc6/Cdc18 family protein, which produces MIRDARVLQPEFVPRDVVHRNHEVTTLSAALDPVTDDREGETTFLYGPSGVGKTCIANVVTERLKATVPDLTVQYVNCWEDYTRFKTLYRLLEGLDQTFDIHRQSTPRDELVERLREHTDAYVVILDEVDQLDDKRVLYELHRTSGVTMVLIANRVEELFDPLDDRLASRLRTAVQIHSRATPWMNSSPSWPTASCGDCVTGRSRMGNSNG; this is translated from the coding sequence ATGATACGCGACGCACGGGTGCTCCAACCCGAGTTCGTCCCACGGGACGTCGTCCACCGCAACCACGAGGTGACGACGCTCTCCGCCGCACTCGACCCCGTCACCGACGACCGCGAAGGCGAAACGACGTTCCTGTACGGGCCGTCCGGCGTCGGAAAGACGTGCATCGCGAACGTCGTCACAGAGCGGCTGAAGGCGACCGTCCCCGACCTCACCGTCCAGTACGTCAACTGCTGGGAGGACTACACCCGCTTCAAGACGCTCTACCGACTACTCGAAGGGCTCGACCAGACCTTCGATATCCACCGCCAATCGACACCACGGGACGAACTGGTCGAACGCCTGCGCGAGCATACCGACGCGTACGTCGTCATCCTCGACGAGGTCGACCAGCTCGACGATAAGCGCGTGCTGTACGAACTCCACCGGACGTCGGGCGTGACGATGGTGCTCATCGCCAACCGCGTCGAAGAACTGTTCGACCCGCTCGACGACCGCCTCGCCAGTCGCCTCCGCACGGCAGTTCAGATTCATTCGCGCGCTACACCGTGGATGAACTCGTCTCCATCTTGGCCGACCGCGTCCTGTGGGGACTGCGTGACGGGGCGGTCTCGGATGGGCAACTCGAACGGATAG
- the larC gene encoding nickel pincer cofactor biosynthesis protein LarC, with product MHTLAFDGRMGASGDMLLGALLAAGADRDALAPVEAALPVRYDVTETVKNGISATRVVVRLTDGDDGSHGDGSHDHGDAHGDHEDHHHDHPHDDDHPHDDDHPHDDDHHDHHHHGHPHDHAEGHGPQRTYREVVDLVEGMGLPEAVEADATATFRILGEAEARVHDTDLDDTHFHEVGADDAIADVVGVCLLLADLGIERVLTTPLATGGGEVSMSHGTYPVPAPAVLNIAAAAADWDLRGGPVEAELLTPTGAAILAHFAEGVPTLPTLSVERVGYGAGGYDFPDHPNVLRAVLGESEGSLRRESVRVLETNVDDVAPEVLGNLHDSLAQAGARDVSVLPTTMKKSRPGHLVKVVVRAEDAEHVARRLAEETGTLGVRETGVRHRFVADRAFRTVTVDVGGESYDVSVKLASDTAGEVFDASAEFDDALAVARETGLPVREVMRRAEAEVDRTDGED from the coding sequence ATGCACACCCTCGCGTTCGACGGCCGGATGGGCGCAAGCGGGGACATGCTCCTCGGCGCGCTCCTCGCGGCGGGGGCCGACCGTGACGCCCTCGCGCCCGTCGAGGCCGCCCTGCCGGTCCGCTACGACGTGACCGAGACGGTCAAAAACGGCATCAGCGCCACCCGCGTGGTCGTCCGCCTGACCGACGGGGACGACGGTTCGCACGGCGACGGATCACACGACCACGGGGACGCCCACGGCGACCACGAGGACCACCACCACGACCACCCGCACGACGACGACCACCCGCACGACGACGACCACCCGCACGACGACGACCACCACGACCACCACCACCACGGCCACCCGCACGACCACGCCGAGGGGCACGGACCACAGCGAACGTACCGCGAGGTGGTCGACCTCGTGGAGGGGATGGGCCTGCCCGAGGCGGTCGAGGCCGACGCGACGGCGACGTTCCGAATCCTCGGCGAGGCGGAGGCCCGGGTCCACGACACCGACCTCGACGACACTCACTTCCACGAGGTGGGCGCGGACGACGCCATCGCGGACGTAGTCGGCGTCTGCCTCCTGCTGGCGGACCTCGGTATCGAACGGGTCCTGACCACGCCGCTCGCCACCGGCGGCGGGGAGGTGTCGATGAGCCACGGAACCTACCCGGTGCCCGCGCCCGCCGTCCTCAACATCGCGGCGGCGGCGGCCGACTGGGACCTCCGCGGCGGGCCGGTGGAGGCGGAACTGCTCACCCCGACGGGGGCGGCCATTCTCGCGCACTTCGCGGAGGGCGTCCCGACCCTTCCGACGCTCTCGGTCGAACGGGTCGGCTACGGTGCGGGCGGATACGACTTCCCGGACCACCCGAACGTCCTCCGTGCGGTCCTCGGCGAATCCGAGGGGAGTCTGCGCCGCGAGTCGGTGCGGGTACTGGAGACGAACGTGGACGACGTAGCCCCCGAGGTACTGGGGAACCTCCACGACTCGCTCGCGCAGGCGGGCGCGCGCGACGTCTCGGTCCTACCGACGACGATGAAGAAGTCCCGCCCCGGCCACCTCGTGAAGGTGGTGGTGAGAGCCGAGGACGCCGAACACGTCGCCCGGCGCCTCGCCGAGGAGACGGGCACCCTCGGCGTGCGCGAGACGGGCGTGCGCCACCGGTTCGTCGCGGACCGCGCCTTCCGGACGGTCACCGTCGACGTCGGCGGCGAGTCGTACGACGTCTCGGTGAAACTCGCGAGCGACACCGCTGGAGAGGTGTTCGACGCCAGCGCGGAGTTCGACGACGCCCTCGCCGTCGCTCGCGAGACGGGCCTTCCGGTGCGAGAGGTGATGCGCCGGGCGGAGGCCGAGGTGGACCGGACCGACGGCGAGGACTAG
- a CDS encoding AAA family ATPase: protein MATDPPVVSDAIPTGCGPVDDLLGGGFERGAVSQVYGPPASGKTNVALSAAVSVAAAGGQALYIDTEGLSVDRFQQLARAQVRAERGDAGRDAFGDGEGGDDGDVEAAVDDLASRLIISEALDFEEQAEAVKDAEGVASQVDLVVLDSATGFYRLERDNDDEGAALRDVVRQVTHLLSLARRHDLAVVITNQVYSDPDSDRTRGLGGHTLAHWSAVVLRLERFRGGNRRATLEKHRSKPAGGTVRFRIADEGLVASEEP from the coding sequence ATGGCGACCGACCCCCCGGTAGTGAGCGACGCCATCCCAACCGGCTGTGGGCCGGTAGACGACCTCCTCGGCGGCGGGTTCGAGCGCGGTGCCGTCAGTCAGGTGTACGGCCCGCCGGCCTCCGGCAAGACGAACGTCGCCCTGTCGGCGGCCGTCTCGGTGGCCGCCGCGGGCGGGCAGGCCCTCTACATCGACACCGAGGGGCTGTCGGTCGACCGCTTCCAGCAACTCGCGCGCGCGCAGGTCCGGGCCGAGCGCGGCGACGCCGGACGCGACGCCTTCGGCGACGGCGAGGGCGGGGACGACGGGGACGTCGAGGCGGCCGTCGACGACCTCGCTTCCCGCCTCATCATCAGCGAGGCGCTGGACTTCGAGGAGCAGGCCGAGGCCGTCAAGGACGCCGAAGGGGTCGCCTCGCAGGTCGACCTCGTCGTCCTCGACAGCGCCACGGGCTTCTACCGACTGGAACGCGACAACGACGACGAGGGCGCGGCCCTCCGCGACGTGGTCCGGCAGGTGACCCACCTGCTCTCGCTGGCGCGCCGCCACGACCTCGCCGTCGTCATCACCAATCAGGTGTACTCGGACCCCGACAGCGACCGAACGCGGGGGCTGGGCGGGCACACCCTCGCCCACTGGTCGGCGGTCGTCCTCCGCCTCGAACGCTTCCGCGGGGGCAACCGCCGGGCGACGCTGGAGAAACACCGCTCGAAGCCCGCGGGCGGGACGGTGCGCTTTCGCATCGCCGACGAGGGCCTCGTCGCGAGCGAGGAGCCCTGA
- a CDS encoding alpha/beta fold hydrolase: MSAPDATRDAPTADAHGDTSWVDRTEYPFETHCVGLSAGSVHYVDERPADGGRETLLFLHGNPTWSFLYREPIRALGGEYRCVAPDYLGFGLSEKPDPKEFPYRPEDHAAVLAEFVEELGLEDLILVVHDWGGPIGLSYALDNPENVRALVVQNTFVWPVDDRLWSRAFSWLAGGPLGRRLCERYDAFTRVVMPLAFADRSRFPERVRAQYRHPHDDPADRTGTWVFPREIVGETDWLGSLWERRWAIADHPALLVWGMKDPAFDAAALRTFEALFRECETVELDDVGHYVAEEAGDRLTDAMREFLAGLD; the protein is encoded by the coding sequence ATGTCAGCTCCGGACGCGACTCGCGACGCACCGACGGCGGACGCCCACGGCGACACCTCCTGGGTCGACCGCACCGAGTACCCCTTCGAGACGCACTGCGTCGGCCTCTCGGCGGGGAGCGTCCACTACGTCGACGAGAGGCCGGCCGACGGGGGCAGGGAGACGCTCCTCTTCCTCCACGGCAACCCGACGTGGTCGTTCCTCTACCGTGAGCCGATTCGCGCGCTCGGTGGGGAGTACCGCTGTGTCGCGCCGGACTACCTCGGGTTCGGCCTGTCGGAGAAACCCGACCCGAAGGAGTTCCCGTACCGCCCGGAGGACCACGCCGCCGTCCTCGCCGAGTTCGTCGAGGAACTGGGACTGGAGGACCTGATTCTCGTCGTCCACGACTGGGGCGGCCCCATCGGTCTCTCGTACGCCCTCGACAACCCAGAGAACGTCCGGGCGCTCGTCGTCCAGAACACGTTTGTGTGGCCCGTGGACGACCGCCTGTGGAGTCGGGCGTTCTCGTGGTTGGCGGGCGGGCCGCTGGGCCGACGGCTCTGTGAGCGCTACGACGCCTTCACGCGCGTCGTGATGCCACTCGCGTTCGCCGACCGCTCGCGGTTCCCGGAACGCGTCCGAGCGCAGTACCGCCACCCGCACGACGACCCGGCAGACCGAACCGGGACGTGGGTGTTCCCCCGCGAAATCGTCGGCGAGACGGACTGGCTCGGCTCTCTGTGGGAGCGCCGATGGGCCATCGCCGACCACCCGGCGCTGCTGGTCTGGGGGATGAAGGACCCCGCGTTCGACGCGGCGGCACTCAGAACGTTCGAGGCGCTCTTTCGTGAGTGCGAGACGGTCGAACTGGACGACGTGGGTCACTACGTCGCCGAGGAGGCGGGCGACCGCCTGACCGACGCGATGCGGGAGTTCCTCGCCGGACTGGACTAG
- a CDS encoding winged helix-turn-helix transcriptional regulator gives MPDPTLEYLDRKGAIELLCEVKPGGSRFSELDDALPVSHQTLSRRLEEGRDASLLERKAISGHRGTTHTHLLTPRGAKLRLWWEERGLTASYQLYKKARQQFLDEAAAMRDELEGDDDDTTPLVADEPTTSFEVEFHRGFGTNQDSSG, from the coding sequence ATGCCCGACCCTACTCTTGAGTATCTCGACCGCAAAGGTGCTATCGAGCTGTTATGCGAAGTGAAGCCCGGGGGGTCCCGGTTCTCAGAATTGGATGACGCACTGCCTGTGAGTCACCAGACGCTTTCCCGGCGATTGGAAGAAGGGCGCGACGCGTCGTTACTCGAACGGAAAGCTATCAGCGGCCACCGTGGGACGACACACACGCATTTGCTCACCCCTCGGGGAGCGAAGCTTCGGCTCTGGTGGGAGGAACGGGGCCTGACCGCGAGTTACCAGTTGTACAAGAAAGCCCGCCAACAGTTTCTCGATGAGGCCGCAGCCATGCGCGATGAACTGGAGGGTGACGACGATGACACGACGCCGCTGGTCGCAGACGAACCGACGACCTCCTTCGAGGTGGAGTTCCACCGTGGCTTCGGAACGAATCAGGATTCGAGCGGCTGA